Proteins co-encoded in one Cupriavidus taiwanensis genomic window:
- a CDS encoding NADPH:quinone reductase, which yields MHAAWYSRNGAARQVLEVGELPTPSPGPGEVRVRLATSGVNPSDVKSRHGRPLTGERVVPHSDGAGVIDAVGAGVAPGRIGERVWIWNGQWQRPLGTAAEYIALPQAQAVALPATTGLAAGACLGIPAMTAFQAVHLLGDIAGKTVLVIGASSAVGHYVVQLATCAGASVIGTVGSAQKANHALAAGAQATIDYKQQPVAPAVMALTGGKGVDAMVDMDFSTTAPLLAQGVLRPHGTLACYGSNTYGDIPVPFRDLLFSSISLRFFLVYDLCRADRERAIAGLTSLMEDSRLTHAIGARFPLSAIAQAHEAVESGKLIGNVILEIQPE from the coding sequence ATGCACGCTGCCTGGTACAGCAGGAACGGAGCCGCCCGGCAAGTCCTGGAGGTCGGTGAACTGCCCACGCCATCGCCAGGGCCTGGCGAAGTCCGGGTCAGGCTGGCCACCTCCGGCGTCAATCCGTCCGACGTCAAGTCCCGGCATGGCCGGCCGCTGACGGGCGAGCGCGTGGTGCCGCACAGTGACGGGGCCGGCGTGATCGACGCAGTGGGCGCCGGCGTAGCGCCGGGCCGGATCGGCGAGCGTGTCTGGATCTGGAACGGCCAATGGCAGCGGCCCCTGGGCACCGCGGCCGAGTACATCGCATTGCCGCAGGCGCAGGCCGTGGCATTGCCCGCGACTACCGGTCTCGCGGCGGGCGCCTGCCTTGGCATTCCGGCGATGACGGCCTTCCAGGCCGTCCATCTGCTCGGCGACATCGCCGGAAAGACGGTACTGGTCATTGGCGCGTCGTCCGCCGTTGGCCATTATGTCGTGCAGCTGGCCACCTGTGCCGGTGCCTCGGTCATTGGCACCGTGGGATCGGCACAGAAGGCGAACCATGCGCTGGCGGCCGGCGCGCAGGCAACGATCGACTACAAGCAGCAGCCGGTTGCGCCAGCCGTGATGGCGCTGACCGGCGGCAAGGGCGTGGATGCCATGGTCGATATGGACTTCTCCACCACGGCACCACTGCTGGCGCAAGGCGTGCTGAGGCCACACGGCACGCTGGCCTGCTATGGCTCGAACACGTATGGCGATATTCCGGTCCCGTTTCGCGACCTGCTGTTCAGCTCGATCAGCCTCCGCTTCTTTCTTGTATACGACCTCTGCCGCGCCGATCGGGAACGCGCCATCGCCGGGCTCACCAGCCTGATGGAGGACAGCAGGCTGACGCATGCCATCGGGGCCCGCTTCCCGCTCTCGGCCATCGCGCAGGCGCACGAGGCGGTCGAAAGCGGCAAGCTGATCGGCAACGTCATCCTGGAGATCCAGCCGGAATAG
- a CDS encoding alpha/beta fold hydrolase: MISPACGPHVAIVPRDEGKPMAQASGLRGCVSNHVFPLRAHYYSSSAPSLFRTRLSPCVALQRSIQVPDVTSDGVSIHYEVTGQGSPVLLLAGLAGVGASWGPQIGLFAGRHRVIVPDHRGTGASTHTASGMTITQHALDMARVVADAGCGPVHAVGSSTGGAIAQVLAIHHRHWLRSATILSSIARADAFYRRQFDMRRRMLADSGLRASTEANALFLFDPAFMRDHPQQVQGWVDATASVAFEREIAFARIDMIVGHDAFDALPSITTPTLVLVGKRDFCAPAHLSAELAERIPGAEFAVLDGGHFIFLEKPALLHDTVEAFIARHEG; encoded by the coding sequence ATGATCTCTCCCGCGTGTGGACCGCATGTCGCCATCGTCCCGCGCGACGAAGGCAAGCCGATGGCGCAAGCATCGGGTTTGCGCGGTTGCGTGTCAAACCATGTTTTCCCGTTGCGCGCGCACTACTATTCATCCAGCGCGCCGTCATTGTTTCGCACCCGACTTTCTCCTTGCGTCGCGTTGCAGCGGAGCATCCAAGTGCCAGACGTAACGTCCGATGGGGTTTCCATTCACTACGAGGTCACGGGCCAGGGTTCGCCCGTGCTGCTGCTGGCCGGACTTGCCGGCGTGGGCGCGTCCTGGGGGCCGCAGATCGGTCTGTTCGCCGGGCGGCACCGGGTGATCGTACCCGACCATCGCGGCACCGGCGCGTCCACGCACACCGCATCCGGCATGACCATCACGCAACACGCGCTGGATATGGCGCGGGTCGTCGCGGACGCTGGTTGCGGCCCCGTCCATGCGGTGGGTTCCTCCACCGGCGGCGCCATCGCGCAAGTGCTGGCCATCCATCATCGCCATTGGCTGCGCAGCGCCACCATCCTTTCCTCGATCGCGCGCGCCGACGCGTTCTACCGCCGGCAGTTCGACATGCGCCGGCGCATGCTTGCCGACTCGGGCCTGCGCGCGTCCACCGAAGCCAACGCCTTGTTCCTGTTCGATCCGGCATTCATGCGTGACCACCCGCAGCAGGTGCAGGGGTGGGTGGATGCCACTGCCTCGGTCGCCTTCGAACGCGAGATTGCCTTTGCCCGGATCGACATGATCGTCGGGCACGACGCCTTCGACGCGCTGCCATCGATCACCACGCCCACGCTGGTGCTGGTGGGCAAACGCGACTTCTGCGCGCCTGCCCACCTTTCGGCGGAACTGGCAGAGCGGATCCCGGGCGCCGAGTTTGCCGTGCTGGATGGCGGTCACTTCATCTTCCTGGAGAAGCCCGCGCTGCTGCACGACACGGTCGAGGCTTTCATCGCCAGGCACGAGGGATGA
- a CDS encoding RNA polymerase sigma factor, whose translation MDPKQNPWSSPPSASGASTDAELVASARAGAASAFEIIMRRNNRLLFRTARGVVPDDAEAQDVVQETYLRAFTSLDSFRREAALSTWLARIAINVALTAQRKRRGLVQMGARAEDDDSAEASPENVMAFRTPDAESPDAMAERSQVRELLQSAVDNLPPIYRCVFILRAVEDMSVEETAYCLGVSDDVVKTRFLRARKMLRETLAEQAKPYLRNTFSFAGARCDAVVNHVFAALRARGLVRSQ comes from the coding sequence ATGGACCCAAAGCAGAACCCCTGGTCGTCTCCGCCGTCTGCTTCCGGTGCCTCGACGGATGCCGAGCTGGTCGCAAGCGCCCGTGCCGGCGCCGCGTCCGCCTTCGAAATCATCATGCGGCGCAACAACCGCCTGTTGTTCCGCACCGCGCGTGGCGTGGTCCCGGACGACGCCGAAGCGCAGGATGTGGTGCAGGAAACCTACCTGCGCGCCTTTACCAGCCTGGATTCGTTTCGGCGCGAGGCAGCGCTGAGCACGTGGCTGGCGCGCATTGCCATCAATGTCGCGCTGACCGCGCAGCGCAAGAGACGTGGGCTGGTCCAGATGGGAGCCAGGGCCGAAGACGACGATTCCGCCGAAGCTTCACCGGAGAACGTGATGGCCTTCCGCACCCCCGACGCCGAATCCCCCGACGCCATGGCCGAGCGCAGCCAGGTGCGCGAGCTGCTGCAAAGCGCGGTCGACAATTTGCCGCCGATCTATCGTTGCGTGTTCATCTTGCGGGCCGTCGAAGACATGAGCGTCGAGGAGACGGCATATTGCCTTGGCGTCAGTGATGACGTGGTCAAGACACGCTTCCTGCGCGCGCGCAAGATGCTGCGCGAAACCCTGGCCGAACAGGCAAAGCCCTATCTGCGGAACACCTTCAGCTTTGCCGGCGCGCGCTGTGACGCAGTGGTCAATCACGTGTTCGCGGCCCTGCGTGCGCGTGGGCTGGTGCGCTCGCAATGA
- a CDS encoding acetamidase/formamidase family protein, translating to MHLQRFSTEAYPRNRRGAAWRDELRAARLQCESLCADHTLHGTIQSRTTPAGIGLTCIASVPQTLAITAGDGRGLMLLMLTEGEAHLATPDLREPLRPGQLLCVPGHAARKVALTTGFRLLIVHIGQALLHARITAPLPRSALVLGGDAAELFARLLQSMAASIDTLVCAGDRAVQPFDSTIVACLGAALADHQPSAPPDMTPSRAAVFARVCSRIDARLAEPELSLAAIAADEHMSARYLQKLFEKSGSSFSAYLRTSRLERCRADLANAQYDKLSVSDICYRWGFNDASHFSHAFREQFGISPRTYREQAAGTPTPRPPLNVSRGLPADARRGAAQPRAPANDGVRARVQPGPSVVPITQARSHADRPQGRHHWLQATDKTVHWGYLSHALPPVLEVMSGDTVTIETLTQHASDDRERMIDGDAGAESVFHWSAGQKNVDRRGAGPIDASVYGRGAGEGFGVHICTGPVAVRGAMPGDVLEVRILDVRPRPCANPRFAGRAFGSNAATWWGFHYRDMLTEPREREVVTVFEIDCERADGCARAVYSFRWTPQRDPFGVLHATIDYPGVPVDHDTIVKNHDVLRDIEIPIRPHFGVIAVAPAQDGLIDSIPPSSFAGNLDNWRVARGASVYLKVAVPGALLSIGDPHASQGDSELCGTAIECSLTGEFQLILHKSTMIERGAAFADLSYPLVETADEWILHGFSSPNHLTELGQMAQSHIYLKSTLDDAMRDAFRKTRRFLMTVKGLSEDEAVTLISVAVDFGITQVVNGNWGVHAIIRKALFTRP from the coding sequence TTGCATCTACAGCGTTTTTCCACCGAAGCGTATCCGCGCAACCGGCGCGGCGCCGCATGGCGCGACGAACTCAGGGCGGCGCGCCTGCAGTGCGAGAGCCTGTGCGCCGACCACACCCTGCACGGCACGATCCAGTCGCGCACCACGCCTGCCGGCATCGGGCTGACCTGCATCGCGTCGGTGCCGCAGACGCTGGCCATCACCGCCGGCGACGGCCGCGGCCTGATGCTGCTGATGCTGACCGAGGGCGAAGCGCACCTCGCCACCCCGGACCTGCGCGAGCCGTTGCGCCCCGGCCAGTTGCTGTGCGTGCCCGGGCACGCGGCGCGCAAGGTGGCGCTGACCACCGGCTTCCGCCTGCTGATCGTGCATATCGGGCAGGCCTTGCTGCACGCGCGCATCACCGCGCCGTTGCCGCGCTCGGCGCTGGTGCTGGGCGGCGACGCGGCGGAACTGTTCGCGCGCCTGCTGCAATCCATGGCGGCCAGCATCGACACCCTGGTGTGCGCCGGCGACCGGGCGGTCCAGCCCTTCGACAGCACCATCGTCGCCTGCCTGGGCGCGGCCCTGGCGGACCACCAGCCGAGCGCGCCGCCGGACATGACGCCGTCGCGCGCGGCGGTGTTCGCCCGGGTCTGCAGCCGCATCGACGCGCGCCTGGCCGAGCCCGAGCTCAGCCTCGCCGCCATCGCCGCCGACGAACACATGTCGGCGCGCTACCTGCAGAAACTGTTCGAGAAATCCGGCAGCAGCTTTTCCGCCTACCTGCGCACCAGCCGGCTGGAGCGCTGCCGCGCCGACCTGGCCAATGCGCAGTACGACAAGCTCTCGGTCTCCGACATCTGCTATCGCTGGGGCTTCAACGATGCTTCGCACTTCAGCCATGCGTTTCGCGAGCAGTTCGGGATCTCGCCGCGCACGTACCGCGAGCAGGCCGCGGGCACGCCCACGCCGCGCCCGCCGCTGAATGTGTCGCGCGGACTTCCGGCCGATGCCAGGCGTGGCGCCGCGCAACCGCGCGCGCCGGCCAACGACGGCGTGCGCGCACGCGTGCAGCCCGGCCCGTCCGTGGTGCCCATCACCCAGGCCCGCTCGCACGCGGACCGTCCGCAAGGCCGGCACCACTGGCTGCAGGCGACCGACAAGACCGTGCACTGGGGCTACCTGAGCCACGCACTGCCGCCCGTGCTGGAGGTGATGTCGGGCGACACCGTCACCATCGAAACGCTGACCCAGCACGCCTCGGACGACCGCGAGCGCATGATCGACGGCGACGCCGGCGCCGAAAGCGTGTTCCACTGGAGCGCCGGGCAGAAGAACGTCGACCGCCGCGGCGCCGGCCCGATCGATGCCTCGGTCTACGGGCGCGGTGCCGGCGAGGGTTTCGGCGTGCATATCTGCACCGGCCCGGTCGCGGTGCGCGGCGCCATGCCCGGCGACGTGCTCGAGGTGCGCATCCTCGACGTGCGCCCGCGCCCGTGCGCCAACCCGCGTTTTGCCGGCCGCGCCTTCGGCAGCAACGCCGCGACCTGGTGGGGCTTCCACTACCGCGACATGCTGACCGAGCCGCGCGAGCGCGAAGTGGTGACGGTGTTCGAGATCGACTGCGAACGTGCCGACGGCTGCGCCCGCGCCGTCTACAGCTTCCGCTGGACGCCGCAGCGCGATCCGTTCGGCGTGCTGCATGCCACCATCGACTATCCCGGCGTCCCGGTCGATCACGACACCATCGTCAAGAACCACGACGTGCTGCGCGATATCGAGATCCCGATCCGCCCGCATTTCGGCGTGATCGCCGTGGCGCCGGCGCAGGACGGGCTGATCGACTCGATCCCGCCCTCCAGCTTTGCCGGCAACCTCGACAACTGGCGCGTCGCCCGCGGCGCCAGCGTCTACCTGAAGGTGGCGGTGCCGGGTGCGCTGCTGTCGATCGGCGACCCGCATGCGTCGCAGGGCGATTCCGAGCTGTGCGGCACCGCCATCGAATGCTCGCTGACCGGTGAGTTCCAGCTGATCCTGCACAAGAGCACCATGATCGAACGCGGCGCAGCCTTTGCCGACCTGAGCTACCCGCTGGTGGAGACCGCCGACGAATGGATCCTGCATGGCTTCAGCTCGCCCAACCACCTGACCGAGCTGGGCCAGATGGCGCAGAGCCACATCTACCTGAAGTCCACGCTCGACGACGCCATGCGCGATGCCTTCCGCAAGACCCGCCGCTTCCTGATGACGGTCAAGGGGCTGAGCGAGGACGAGGCGGTGACGCTGATCTCGGTGGCGGTGGATTTCGGCATCACGCAGGTGGTCAACGGCAACTGGGGCGTCCACGCCATCATCCGGAAGGCCTTGTTTACGCGGCCGTGA
- a CDS encoding DUF1427 family protein, giving the protein MVEIALGSTELQAAAVGLVTGLLYTAVRAPIPAPNVLGGIFAILGTFAGFVLVAAMRGQLLIG; this is encoded by the coding sequence ATGGTCGAAATCGCATTGGGCAGCACCGAGCTGCAGGCCGCGGCGGTTGGCCTGGTGACGGGTCTTCTTTACACTGCGGTACGGGCGCCGATACCGGCCCCGAACGTGCTGGGCGGCATCTTCGCCATCCTCGGCACCTTCGCCGGCTTTGTCCTGGTAGCCGCGATGCGGGGGCAGCTGCTGATCGGCTAG
- a CDS encoding XapX domain-containing protein has product MQYVYIGRNELVALVVGLVTGTLYSWLNLPIPAPNVTGGICAILFTYLGYLIVHAWRRTIAFGRPPASRRATAIDASGE; this is encoded by the coding sequence ATGCAATACGTCTACATAGGCCGCAACGAACTGGTGGCACTGGTGGTCGGCCTGGTCACCGGCACGTTGTACTCCTGGCTCAACCTGCCGATTCCGGCGCCGAACGTCACCGGCGGGATCTGCGCGATCCTGTTCACGTACCTCGGCTACCTGATCGTGCACGCGTGGCGCCGGACCATCGCCTTCGGGCGGCCGCCGGCCAGCCGCCGAGCCACCGCAATCGATGCATCGGGGGAATGA
- a CDS encoding acetamidase/formamidase family protein, which yields MLHDLPARPETIHWGYFDATQAPALTVRSGDLIRAEAVTHHAGDAPDLMMDDAIREIYRKVPHDDRHPGVHIMTGPIYVEDARPGDVLEVRYLQMIPRFRFGANVAASWGQLYQEFDKERVTIYELDQPSNTAHALYAYDYPGKLTIPGKVVDERECCRQPALAGVRVPVRPHLGTAGVAPDARGRVTTVEPGLHGGNIDNWRIGAGATMYYPVQVDGALFSIGDPHISQGDGEVSGTAIEASLNVLFQIVLRKDFHFPSPLLETPDCWVVHGFHEDLDEAGRNAARDMIHLLTEQQGLSRDDAYSLMSVSADFGVTQVVDGTQGIHCTMPRTIFPPKARG from the coding sequence ATGCTGCACGACCTGCCCGCCCGCCCCGAGACCATCCACTGGGGCTACTTCGATGCCACCCAGGCGCCCGCGCTGACCGTCAGGAGCGGTGACCTGATCCGCGCCGAAGCGGTGACCCACCATGCCGGCGACGCCCCCGACCTGATGATGGACGACGCCATCCGCGAGATCTACCGCAAGGTTCCGCACGACGACCGCCACCCGGGCGTGCACATCATGACCGGGCCGATCTATGTCGAAGACGCCAGGCCGGGCGACGTGCTCGAGGTGCGCTATCTGCAGATGATTCCGCGCTTCCGCTTCGGCGCCAATGTCGCCGCGAGCTGGGGCCAGTTGTACCAGGAGTTCGACAAGGAACGGGTCACCATCTACGAGCTGGACCAGCCCTCCAACACCGCGCACGCGCTCTACGCCTATGACTATCCCGGCAAGCTGACCATCCCCGGCAAGGTGGTCGACGAGCGCGAATGCTGCCGCCAGCCGGCGCTGGCCGGCGTGCGTGTTCCGGTGCGCCCGCACCTGGGCACCGCCGGCGTCGCGCCCGACGCACGCGGCCGCGTCACCACCGTCGAGCCCGGCCTGCACGGCGGCAATATCGACAACTGGCGCATCGGCGCGGGCGCCACCATGTATTACCCGGTGCAGGTCGACGGCGCGCTGTTCTCGATCGGCGACCCGCATATCTCGCAGGGCGACGGCGAAGTCAGCGGCACCGCGATCGAGGCCTCGCTCAACGTGCTGTTCCAGATCGTGCTGCGCAAGGACTTCCACTTCCCCTCGCCGCTGCTGGAAACGCCGGACTGCTGGGTCGTGCACGGTTTCCATGAAGACCTCGATGAAGCCGGCCGGAACGCCGCCCGCGACATGATCCACCTGCTGACCGAACAACAGGGCCTGTCGCGCGACGACGCCTACTCGCTGATGAGCGTATCGGCGGACTTCGGCGTGACCCAGGTGGTCGATGGCACCCAGGGCATCCACTGCACCATGCCGCGCACCATCTTCCCGCCCAAGGCCAGGGGCTGA
- a CDS encoding CaiB/BaiF CoA transferase family protein gives MADTNNSPRLPLAGVRVLDLSRVLAGPMCTQALGDLGAEVIKVEHPGRGDDTRDWGLRVGTRNTAYFNSANRNKQSIGIDLQQPEGQRIVRELAAKCDVLVQNFKFGGIDKMGLGYEALKAINPGLVYCSITGYRSNGPEATRPGYDLVVQGEAGLMALNGEEGQGPLKFGTAVVDMFTGMYSAQAVLAALYDRQRTGQGRHVEMALYDCGLMITAYYGLEALLMGEDPPKYGNAHPSIVPYGVFDAADGPLVITVGNNAQFQRFCTEVIERPDLAADERFATNTGRSANRQALLPELRAELARRPRELLLARLSAAGIPCGEVLGLLEALRSRRSAEAGLLAELPNPETGRVEVLAPPYRLDGERVPVRAAPPLLSQHTERVLGDLLGMDAGQVAALKAAGVV, from the coding sequence ATGGCTGATACCAATAATTCCCCGCGCCTGCCGCTGGCAGGCGTGCGCGTGCTGGACCTGTCCCGCGTGCTGGCCGGACCGATGTGCACGCAGGCGCTGGGCGACCTGGGCGCGGAGGTGATCAAGGTCGAACACCCCGGCCGCGGCGACGATACGCGCGACTGGGGCCTGCGCGTCGGCACCCGCAACACGGCTTACTTCAACAGTGCCAACCGCAACAAGCAGTCCATCGGCATCGACCTGCAGCAGCCCGAAGGCCAGCGCATCGTGCGCGAGCTGGCGGCGAAGTGCGACGTGCTGGTGCAGAACTTCAAGTTCGGCGGCATCGACAAGATGGGGCTGGGCTACGAGGCGCTGAAGGCGATCAACCCGGGGCTGGTGTATTGCTCCATCACCGGCTACCGCAGCAATGGCCCCGAGGCGACCCGCCCCGGCTACGACCTGGTGGTGCAGGGCGAGGCCGGCCTGATGGCGCTGAATGGCGAGGAAGGGCAGGGGCCGCTGAAGTTCGGCACGGCGGTGGTGGACATGTTCACCGGCATGTATTCGGCGCAGGCGGTGCTGGCCGCGCTGTACGACCGCCAGCGCACCGGCCAGGGCCGCCATGTGGAAATGGCGCTGTATGACTGCGGCCTGATGATCACCGCCTACTATGGCCTGGAGGCGCTGCTGATGGGCGAAGACCCGCCCAAGTACGGCAACGCCCATCCCTCGATCGTGCCCTACGGCGTGTTCGACGCGGCCGATGGCCCGCTGGTGATCACGGTCGGCAACAACGCGCAGTTCCAGCGCTTCTGCACCGAGGTGATCGAACGCCCGGACCTGGCCGCCGACGAACGCTTCGCCACCAACACCGGCCGCTCGGCCAACCGCCAGGCGCTGCTGCCGGAACTGCGCGCCGAACTGGCGCGCCGCCCGCGCGAACTGCTGCTGGCGCGCCTGAGCGCCGCCGGCATTCCGTGCGGCGAGGTGCTGGGGCTGCTCGAAGCCCTGCGCTCCAGGCGCTCGGCCGAGGCCGGCCTGCTGGCCGAATTGCCCAATCCGGAAACCGGCCGGGTCGAGGTGCTGGCGCCGCCGTACCGGCTCGACGGCGAACGCGTGCCGGTGCGCGCCGCGCCGCCGCTGCTGTCGCAGCATACCGAGCGCGTGCTGGGCGACCTGCTGGGCATGGATGCCGGGCAGGTGGCCGCGCTGAAGGCTGCCGGGGTGGTGTAA
- a CDS encoding sensor histidine kinase, producing MDAKVAQAEVDRTTLAGLARQAWQAVFETAARATLLDEESVIRLRRIQMVGALGVVGHPLYYVIWSYVFPQPYENLWLRLACTALFVPLLFASAFSGRRWLPPYALFAITVGLPFAFIFFYLENGGSMVWAESVIIAVVILYHFNTAFATIALFAGAAAAITLFVLAGNSMGGIPWEPVLLQLPVIGFVIAVLVVIKMDRQLLAEQKRRGMAAALATVAHELRTPLTSLAMTARGLKARLPAALDRDTPQREGLMQAVARMESDLAHISNSIELLVANSKNPENATQALFEVGEVIRDAVGRFPFEPGDQERVTLDLPGRAYVMGNAQLFGLVTTNLLKNALEAIRRAGKGTIHIRCKVESDAVHVMFRDTATGVPPQVLARMFQPFFSYPAHRGTGIGLAFCQKVLGTWGAAISCRSEEHVFTEFDLRFPRKEKWPELPRLDAP from the coding sequence ATGGATGCAAAGGTAGCGCAAGCCGAGGTCGACCGCACCACCTTGGCCGGGCTGGCCCGCCAGGCATGGCAGGCGGTGTTCGAGACCGCCGCGCGGGCCACGCTGCTGGACGAGGAAAGCGTCATCCGCCTGCGCCGGATCCAGATGGTGGGCGCGCTGGGCGTGGTGGGACACCCGCTGTACTACGTGATCTGGTCCTATGTGTTTCCGCAGCCCTATGAAAACCTGTGGCTGCGGCTGGCCTGCACCGCGCTGTTCGTGCCGCTGCTGTTCGCCTCGGCGTTCTCGGGCCGGCGCTGGCTGCCGCCCTATGCGCTCTTTGCCATCACGGTAGGCCTGCCGTTCGCCTTTATCTTCTTCTATCTGGAGAATGGCGGCTCGATGGTATGGGCCGAATCGGTGATCATCGCCGTGGTGATCCTGTATCACTTCAACACCGCGTTCGCGACCATTGCCCTGTTCGCGGGCGCCGCCGCCGCGATTACCCTGTTCGTGCTGGCCGGCAATTCCATGGGCGGCATCCCGTGGGAGCCGGTGCTGCTGCAGCTGCCGGTGATCGGCTTCGTCATCGCGGTGCTGGTGGTGATCAAGATGGACCGCCAGCTGCTGGCCGAGCAGAAGCGGCGCGGCATGGCCGCCGCGCTGGCGACGGTGGCGCATGAGCTGCGCACGCCGCTGACCAGCCTGGCCATGACCGCCCGGGGCCTCAAGGCCCGGCTGCCCGCGGCGCTGGACCGGGACACGCCGCAGCGCGAAGGCCTGATGCAGGCGGTGGCGCGGATGGAATCAGACCTGGCCCATATCAGCAACAGCATCGAACTGCTGGTCGCCAATTCCAAGAACCCGGAAAACGCCACGCAGGCACTGTTCGAAGTGGGCGAGGTGATCCGCGACGCGGTCGGCCGCTTTCCGTTCGAGCCCGGCGACCAGGAGCGGGTCACGCTGGATCTGCCCGGCCGCGCCTATGTGATGGGCAACGCGCAGCTGTTCGGCCTGGTCACGACCAACCTGCTGAAGAACGCGCTGGAAGCGATCCGGCGCGCCGGCAAGGGCACCATCCATATCCGCTGCAAGGTCGAGTCCGATGCCGTCCACGTGATGTTCCGGGACACCGCCACGGGGGTGCCGCCGCAAGTGCTGGCACGGATGTTCCAGCCCTTTTTCTCCTACCCCGCGCACCGCGGCACCGGCATCGGGCTGGCGTTCTGCCAGAAAGTGCTCGGCACCTGGGGCGCCGCCATCAGCTGCCGCTCCGAGGAGCACGTATTCACCGAGTTCGACTTGCGCTTCCCGCGCAAGGAAAAATGGCCGGAGCTGCCGCGCCTTGACGCGCCTTGA
- the cqsA gene encoding alpha-hydroxyketone-type quorum-sensing autoinducer synthase — protein MFSEAEPVQSRHHASRTRAPTLPPWITARMAQHFEERMGKLWGGDHLLHGLAPGPDALHLSSNDYLCLLGEATLVQAQVRAFVEDEPELLMSSVFMHGDTPQRRVERKIADLMQAEDGLIAQSGWAANVGLVQCIAGPGVPVYIDMNGHASLWEGIIAAGAQAVPVRHNDCDHVRRQLERFGPGVIMVDSVYSTTGSVAPLVDYVELAEASGCVLVVDESHSLGTHGPRGGGLVPALGLSERVHFRTASLAKAFAGRAGYVACSTAFKDFFAVESRPAIFSSGLLRHEIAWFDAVTDFIAAADERRARLHAITRDTRAAIAALGYNISEGSEQIIGLEAGTEPQVKVLRDALQRRGIFGAVFCAPATPKNRALMRLTLHAKLGASEIDRLVGVLASIRDEVRLDEWSSTRRARRKS, from the coding sequence ATGTTCTCCGAAGCCGAGCCTGTGCAATCCCGCCACCATGCCTCCCGCACCAGGGCACCGACCCTGCCGCCCTGGATCACGGCGCGGATGGCACAGCATTTCGAAGAGCGCATGGGCAAGCTCTGGGGCGGCGACCACCTGCTGCACGGGCTTGCGCCCGGACCGGACGCGCTGCACCTGAGCAGCAACGACTACCTGTGCCTGCTGGGCGAAGCCACGCTGGTGCAGGCACAGGTGCGGGCCTTTGTCGAGGATGAGCCGGAACTGCTGATGTCGTCCGTGTTCATGCACGGCGATACGCCGCAGCGGCGGGTCGAGCGCAAGATCGCCGACCTGATGCAGGCCGAGGACGGCCTGATCGCCCAGTCCGGCTGGGCCGCCAACGTTGGCCTGGTGCAGTGCATCGCCGGCCCCGGCGTCCCGGTCTATATCGACATGAACGGCCACGCCTCGCTGTGGGAAGGCATCATCGCCGCGGGCGCGCAGGCGGTGCCGGTGCGCCATAACGATTGCGATCATGTGCGCCGCCAGCTGGAGCGCTTTGGTCCCGGCGTGATCATGGTGGATTCGGTCTACAGCACCACCGGCAGCGTGGCGCCGCTGGTGGATTATGTCGAACTGGCCGAAGCGTCCGGCTGCGTGCTGGTGGTGGACGAATCGCACTCGCTGGGCACGCATGGCCCGCGCGGCGGCGGCCTGGTGCCGGCGCTGGGGCTGTCGGAGCGCGTGCATTTCCGCACCGCGTCGCTGGCCAAGGCCTTTGCCGGGCGCGCCGGTTACGTGGCCTGCTCCACCGCCTTCAAGGATTTCTTCGCGGTGGAATCGCGGCCGGCCATTTTCAGCTCCGGGCTGCTGCGCCACGAGATCGCGTGGTTCGACGCGGTGACGGATTTCATTGCCGCGGCCGACGAGCGCCGGGCGCGCCTGCATGCCATCACCCGCGACACCCGGGCCGCGATTGCCGCGCTGGGCTACAACATCAGCGAGGGCTCGGAGCAGATCATCGGGCTGGAGGCCGGCACCGAGCCGCAGGTGAAGGTGCTGCGCGATGCGCTGCAGCGGCGCGGCATCTTCGGCGCGGTATTCTGTGCGCCGGCCACGCCGAAGAACCGGGCATTGATGCGACTTACGCTGCATGCGAAACTTGGCGCCAGCGAAATCGACCGCCTGGTCGGGGTGCTCGCCAGCATCCGCGACGAAGTCCGGCTGGACGAGTGGTCGTCGACGCGCCGCGCCCGGCGCAAGTCCTGA